The stretch of DNA GAAAAATCAAATCttcaaagaagtaaaagaaagaaaatgaagagactGATGAACATGTTCAAGCGAAAGCCTGATCTGAAGCTAAAGCTTCGAGATTGGCAGCGGAAGCTACGCCAAGAATGCCTTAAAATCGAACGCCAAATTCGAGGTATTCTTGAAGTTTTCTAGTAAAAGTTTCGATCTTTGAGAGTTTTGGTCACTTATATGATGATTTAGATTGATGGGTTATGATCAAAATCCGATTTTGTGAAGTAATGATCGAATGGTTTATGAGAGTATATTgaatggtgttcttagaattgGATTCTGGTTGTTTCTTGGGTTTGTgtattagggttttgttttaacTGAGTGAGTTTGTTTtcagatatagagagagaagaaagaaaagtaaagaaagataTTAAAGACTCAGCGAAGCGGAATGATATGGCCACTGCGAAGGTACGAAAAGGATGAAACTTTATCAGCAAATCTGATCAATTACGAAAGATGTTGAAGTTTTAAAGAttggttaagtttttttctctgttttgtgtgtgttttaaagGGACTTGCTAGGGAAATAGTGAGTTCTAGAAGAATAGTGAAACGACTTTATGAAAACAAAGCTCACTTGAATTCGATATCGATGCATCTTGGGGAGACTGTTGGTAAAATGATCAAAAAAGCTTTACATTGTGGTTTTCATCTCAAGTCAAGTCGTAAGATGTGTTTATTTAGATTTCTTTTGCGTCTTTTAGGAACTGCGATAACAGTTGGGAATATTTCGAAGAGCACTGAGGTTATGAAGCTTGTTATTATACTCATGAAAGCTCCGGATTTGGCTGTGACAATGCAGGAGTTCAGCAAAGAGCTCACTAAGGTACTCTGTATGATCATATTAAGCATATGTATCTTAACAAGTTTTTTCTGATGTGGGGATTTATGTAGGCTGGGGTTATTGGAGAGTTTGTGAGTGATGCGGTTGATGATACCTTAAATTCTGAGGATATGGAAGAGGATATCGAGGAGGAGGTTGAGAAAGTGTTGACTGCCGTAGCTGGAGACACTGCAGCTAAGCTCCCTGAAGCAGTTAGGAAGGGAAAGATAAATGTACCAGCTCAAAAGGTGAAAACTTCACGTGAGGCAAGGATCTTCCACAGTTGAATGATTTGCAAGATGGTATATTTACTGACAGGGGAGATCAAAGTCTGAAAAGTTTAATGTATTGCAGGAAGAGACAATTGCA from Camelina sativa cultivar DH55 chromosome 9, Cs, whole genome shotgun sequence encodes:
- the LOC104710968 gene encoding vacuolar protein sorting-associated protein 24 homolog 1-like, whose translation is MKRLMNMFKRKPDLKLKLRDWQRKLRQECLKIERQIRDIEREERKVKKDIKDSAKRNDMATAKGLAREIVSSRRIVKRLYENKAHLNSISMHLGETVGTAITVGNISKSTEVMKLVIILMKAPDLAVTMQEFSKELTKAGVIGEFVSDAVDDTLNSEDMEEDIEEEVEKVLTAVAGDTAAKLPEAVRKGKINVPAQKVKTSREEETIAEGVDDEEELEEVRAPFAKVRS